GTGCCTAGCGTTGAGGCAGTACGGGGCTCAGGAGCAAGAGGATCGGCTGCTGAATCTGCCTGCGCTGATTGCCCAGAAACGGGTCGGTCAACGGCCTGGCAGGATTGAACCGCGCGCCATAAAACGAAGACCCAAGCCTTACCCCATGCTGATGAAAACACGTCGATCAGCCAGGGCCGAGGTCAGGAAGAATGGACATCCGAAGAAGGTTAAGTAAGTGCCATTCAAATCTGTCCCCTTTTTCCTCGTCCCTGAAACCGCTTAGGGTGCGGCAGTCCGCTGACTTGGGCTCGCTGGTACAGCCTCCATATAGGCCTTAATACAAATACGCTTGGCCTTTTTCGCGAAGTCCTCGAGATCGCTCCGCTTCTCTGCAGCAGTGTCTCGCGCAGGATATGTGAGCACCAATTTCTTCAAAATGTCCCGCATGCCGAGCGTCGCTTCTGAAGGCGCACCATATTGATCATATTGGTAGCGAGGCGGCTCATTTGATTGCCTAGCCAGCATTATCTCCCCTGCTTCGAGAGCGAATTGTTTGCAATGGTCGATCTCACCATGGCTGAAGACGATCGTCTTGCCGTCATCGGTCCAGGCCTGCGCCGATAATGGTCCGAGCAGGCAAATGCAAGCCAGCGCGATAATCTGAAGATTGTTAAGGAACCGAGGGGGACAGACCACAATTTTGGTCCGTCTATAATCGGCCAGTCGCATAATCATGGTCTGTCCCCGTTTCCATTCTGTCATCAAATTTTGCAGGCCACCTGCGGAGCCGCAGCAGGCGTCAACTTTTGGGGAATCACAATTGAAGTGCCAGGCACCGCGCTCAGTTCGAGAACCGCCAACATGCAAATAAGCGCTTGGTCGCCATCTTTGTTTGGACTGCTATCGACCCCTACCACTGCTTCGTAGTCCTTTCCCGGCTCCAGCTTGTAGACGAGCGCCCGGCCACCGCAGGTTCGGTAAGTGTTGCCATTGCCAGCAATGGTCGCGCCCCGGGTTGCGATTTGGAAAGGCAGATCCGTCCTGACGCGATATTCGGTTACGATCTCCTTGTATACCCCTTCCCCCCTCCGAAGCGCAGGGATGTACTGGGTCAGAGTGGGCCAAACTCTCTGCGGCATGCCTAAGCTCGCCGACTTCAGGGGATACTGCGGATAATTGATGTTCGCCGTTCCATCCTGCCCGAAACGTCCAGCTTCAGCCATTTTATGTTGGGTGGCAGGAGCACAACCGCCGACGATGCTATCGCCTAACACGTCGGAGTTCGTGATAACGCGTACACGCGCCGTGCCCTCTGATTGAGCAGGCTCTTCGTAGGGAACTGATGGTATTCCAGAGCAGCCAGCAAGTGCTCCAGCAAAAAAAGTTACGAAACCGACAACCCGCATGACCATATCCTTATGTAATCGAGGTCCGCCCGATAAAAGGGGCAAAATCCTGCTGTAAAATCCGCAGACAACAAAAAAGGGCCCACCTTTCGGTGAGCCCTTCTAGACCGCCCAGCAGAGCGGATTTTGTTTGGTAGGCGCGATTGGACTCGAACCAACGACCCCCACCATGTCAAGGTGGTGCTCTAACCAACTGAGCTACGTGCCTGCTGTGAGGCGGCATTCTACGGAATTCCGGAGGGGTGTCAACACCTTTTTTTCACCTAACCCTATGAATATGCAAAATATTTAATTTCACCGATACAACGAAGATTTGTGGGTGGCTGGCGGCGAATTTTTATCTCGGGTAGGATCGCCGCATTCGTAAAAAATATAAAACAGAGGTTCCAGAATGGCGAACACATCCTACCCAGCGTCGTATTACGCCGCATCGGCCAATCCGGCGCCGTCGCGCCCTGCCCTGCAGGATGATGTCGAAACCGATGTGTGCGTGATCGGTGCGGGCTATACGGGGTTGTCTTCCGCGCTGTTTTTGCTGGAGCACGGTTTCAAGGTCACGATCGTTGAGGCAGCCAAGGTTGGGTTTGGTGCTTCGGGTCGCAACGGCGGTCAGATCGTTAACAGTTATAGCCGCGACATCGACGTGATCGAGCGCAGCGTTGGTCCGCAGCAGGCGCAGTTGCTCGGCAACATGGCGTTCGAGGGTGGGCGGATCATTCGCGAGCGGGTGGCGAAGTATCAGATTCAGTGCGATCTGAAGGATGGCGGTGTGTTTGCCGCCCTCACCGCTAAACAGTTGGGTCACCTGGAGTCGCAGAAGCGTTTATGGGAGCGTTTCGGTCATACGCAGCTGGAGCTGCTGGATCAGCGGCGTATTCGCGAGGTGGTGGCTTGCGAGGAGTATGTCGGCGGCATGCTGGACATGAGCGGCGGACATATTCATCCGCTCAACCTGGCGTTGGGCGAAGCGGCGGCTGTGGAGTCGCTGGGCGGAGTGATCTACGAGCAATCGCCAGCGGTGCGCATCGAGCGTGGCGCCAGTCCGGTTGTGCATACGCCGCAGGGCAAGGTCAGGGCCAAGTTCATTATCGTGGCGGGTAATGCTTACCTGGGCAATCTGGTGCCGGAGCTGGCAGCCAAGTCGATGCCTTGCGGTACCCAGGTGATCGCCACCGAGCCCTTGGGGGAAGAGTTGGCTCATCGCCTGTTGCCGCAGGATTATTGTGTCGAAGACTGCAACTACCTGCTCGATTACTACCGACTGACAGGCGACAAGCGCCTGATCTTCGGCGGCGGCGTGGTGTATGGCGCGAGGGATCCGGCGAACATCGAGGCGATCATTCGGCCGAAGATGCTCAAGGCGTTCCCGCTGCTCAAGGATGTGAAGATCGACTACGCCTGGACCGGAAATTTCCTGCTGACGTTGTCGCGTCTTCCACAGGTCGGGCGACTGGGGGATAACATTTATTATTCCCAGGGCTGCAGCGGCCATGGCGTGACGTATACGCACTTGGCGGGCAAGGTGCTGGCCGAGGCGCTGCGTGGGCAGGCTGAGCGTTTTGATGCGTTTGCGGACCTGCCGCACTACCCCTTCCCGGGTGGTCAGTTGTTGCGTACGCCGTTTGCCGCGATGGGGGCTTGGTATTACGGGTTGCGGGATCGGTTGGGGTTCTGAGGCGAGTTCGCCATTTCACCGAGGGGCTGCTTTGCAGCCCAGCGGGAGCAAGCTCCCTCGCCACAAGGGGGCTTGTTCCAATCTTTCAAATCCCGGAAACAAAAAACCCCGGTCTTTCGACCAGGGTCTTTGCTATCGATTGGAAGAAGCTCTTCAGCTTTCTTCCTAGCTTCAAGGCGTTCAGTGGGCCTCGAAGCAGATATGGCGCAGCGGACGGGACTCGAACCCGCGACCCCCGGCGTGACAGGCCGGTATTCTAACCGACTGAACTACCGCTGCGTATCGCTGTGGACTTTCGTCCATCTAACTCGTCTGATCAAAACCCGTAGGCTTTGATCTCGAACCAGGCAAACCTGTTTCGGAAAATATGGCGCAGCGGACGGGACTCGAACCCGCGACCCCCGGCGTGACAGGCCGGTATTCTAACCGACTGAACTACCGCTGCGCGTCGGTGGAGGCTTTTGACAGCTTCCATCTTGCTTTCGCAAGACTCTCAAGAAACATGGTGG
This genomic interval from Pseudomonas alvandae contains the following:
- a CDS encoding NAD(P)/FAD-dependent oxidoreductase codes for the protein MANTSYPASYYAASANPAPSRPALQDDVETDVCVIGAGYTGLSSALFLLEHGFKVTIVEAAKVGFGASGRNGGQIVNSYSRDIDVIERSVGPQQAQLLGNMAFEGGRIIRERVAKYQIQCDLKDGGVFAALTAKQLGHLESQKRLWERFGHTQLELLDQRRIREVVACEEYVGGMLDMSGGHIHPLNLALGEAAAVESLGGVIYEQSPAVRIERGASPVVHTPQGKVRAKFIIVAGNAYLGNLVPELAAKSMPCGTQVIATEPLGEELAHRLLPQDYCVEDCNYLLDYYRLTGDKRLIFGGGVVYGARDPANIEAIIRPKMLKAFPLLKDVKIDYAWTGNFLLTLSRLPQVGRLGDNIYYSQGCSGHGVTYTHLAGKVLAEALRGQAERFDAFADLPHYPFPGGQLLRTPFAAMGAWYYGLRDRLGF